A region of the Roseiflexus sp. RS-1 genome:
CGAGGCAACGGAGAACGATCTGCGCGATCTGTTCGCCGTTCTTTCCGACCTTCCGCTTGGTGATGCGCCCAACGCCATCGATGCTTCCTATATCGCACAACTGGCATCGCGCGATTGGGGCGTCTACCGGACGCTGATGCTCAGTCTGGAGCGACTCGAACAATGGTCTGCCGGACGACCGACGTATGGCGTCTACCGGGTTTCGGCGCAGATCGCTGCCTTGCGTGCAGCAATCGAGGCGCATCCGAAGACCGTGGCGTGGAAGATGCGCGCACGGATCGGCGACCGTGTGCGCTGGTACGACATTCCTGACGAAGGCGGCTAGCAATGTGGATCTTTGGACGCAAGCAACGATCAACCGACAGCGCGCAGGTGCGCCTGTTCTACAGCAGTGACATTCACGGCTCGGAACGCTGCTGGCTCAAGTTTTTGAACGCAGCGCAGTTCTACAATGCGCAGGCGATTATTATGGGCGGCGATCTGACGGGTAAAATGCTCGTGCCGCTGGTGGAGGAGCCGCAAGGCTATCGAGCGACGTTTCTGGGGCAGGAGACGCTTGCCCGCGACGACGCTGAACTGGCGGCGCTGGAAAAGAATATCCGCTTCAACGGGTTTTATCCGTACCGCTGCGCGCCATCCGAGTATCGACGGTTGGAAGAGGAACCCGCCTACCTGGATCAGGTGTTCCGCCGCGTTATGATCGACGCAGTACGGCGCTGGGTTGCGCTCGCCGAAGAACGCCTGGCAGGAAGCGGCATTGCCTGCTTTGTGATGGCTGGCAACGACGATGAACCGGCGCTGGACGAGGTGCTGCGCAACAGCACTTTTGTACGCAACCCGGATGGGTGCATGCTGGAATGGGGACAGTACCAGATCATCGGCGAGTCATGGGTGCCGCCAACACCCTGGCACAGCCCGCGTGAGATGAGTGAAGAAGAACTGGAGCGCAAAATCCGCACTGTCGCCGACCGCCTTACGCATGATCGTCCGGCAATCTTCGTGCTGCACAGTCCGCCGTACCGCAGCACGCTCGACGATGCACCGCAGGTGCGCGATGACCTGACAGTTGTCACCGAGGGCGGTCAGGTCGTGATGACGCCGGTGGGAAGTATCGCCGTGCGACGGGTGATCGAAGCGTTCCAACCGGTGCTTGCGCTGCACGGACATATTCACGAGTCGCGCGGCGCGGTGCGCATCGGGCGCACCCTCTGCATCAACCCCGGCAGCGCGTATGGCGAAGGGGTGCTGCATGGCGCACTGATCACCCTGGAAGGAGATCGCATTCGGGCGCATCAACTGGTGAGCGGATAGCGCACATTGCGCAATCTGGCAAGGGTTGGAAGCACATTAGATAAGGCGAGGACGTTGTGATCTACGATCTGACACGAACGCTTGCAGAAGGAATGCCGGTCTATCCGGGAGATCCGCAGGTGCGCCTCGATGTGATTGCCACCCCGCCGTGGCAGGTCAGCGCCCTGCATCTGGGGAGTCACAGCGGCACCCACCTCGATGCTCCGTCACACTACATCGCTGGCGGGCGCAGCATCGATACATTTCCACCTGATCGCTTCATCGCTCCAGGAATGGTCGTCGATGCCCGCGGATATGCGGCAGACGCCCCGATTGGCGCCGCCATTCTCGATGGCTACGATCTTCAGCCAGGAATGATCGTCGTTATCCGAACCGGTTGGGAGGCATTCTGGCAGGATGCACGCTACTTCCAGCACCCCTACCTGAGCGTCGATCTGGCGCACGCTCTGGTCGAACGGCGTGTGTCGCTGGTGGCGATCGATGCACTGAATGTCGATTCAACCCCTGGCGGCGGCGAATTGGCGCATGCCGTGCTGCTCGGCGCCGATCTGCTCATCGCTGAGAATCTCTGCAATCTCGATGCGCTGATATGCGGGCAGGCGTACATGTTCGCCATCACACCGCTGTTGCTCCACGCTGCCGATGGCGCACCCGCACGCGCCCTGGCATGGGATATCGATCATCGCTTTGGAACCTTCCTTCGTTTTTGACAGGAGGCGCAACGTGGCAGGACGTTCACAATCAATCACGGCGCCGCGCACCTTCACCCGCAAAGCGACCGGTCTGGTGCGCCAGGCAGGCATCTTCGACGTGCTGGTGTACAACGTCAACTTTATCAGCGTCGGGTTGATGGTCGCACTGATGGTGCTGATCATCCCATCGTATGCTGGCGGCAACATCTACCTTTCGCTCCTCTTCTGCGCACTGCTGGCGCTGCCAACCGCCTGCGTCTATGCCTTTCTCTCGGCAGCAATGCCGCGCAGCGGCGGCGACTATGTCTATGTGAGCCGTGTGCTCGGTCCGGCGGCAGGCATGATGGGCAGCTGGAACATGACGATCTGGTGGATCCTGTACGGCGGTGTGCCATCGGCGTTTCTGGCAACCTACGGCGTTGCGCCGTTCTGCCGCGTGCTTGCAGCGATGACGGGCAATACCGGGCAAGATGGATGATTATCGATATTACCGGCGTGCCATTGATCGACACGGCGGTCGCCAACCATCTGATCCTGGCGACGCAGGGGATCGCACTCCTGGGGGCGCGCACGATCCTGGTTGGCGTATCTCCCGAGCTGGCGCAGACAATCGTTGGGTTGGGGATCGATGTGAAGAAGTTGATGACCCACAGCGATCTGCGCTCGGCGATTGCATTTGTGATGAAGCGGCGGCAAACATCTTCGTCCGCACGTTGAGAGCCTTTCCGCATATCACATGTCAGGCGTCAGTGCAGGCGCAGCAATCGCGCACGCTCAACGGTACGGGTGGATCGATGATTGACGTTCCTTCGTGCGCCGGGTATACTGGCGCGCGCCGAAGAACCGTTCGGCGGAATCGTTGCAATGAAGCAGAAGGACACAGGTGTGAGCGAAATCCGAGTCACTGTCTGGAATGAGTTCCGCCACGAGCAGGACAGTCGCCATCCAGCAAGCAGCATATACGGCGCGCAGGGTATTCACGGCGCGATCGCCGAAGGACTCCGGGAACATGGCGGGTTCGCGGTGCGCACCGCCACGCTCGACGAACCCGAACACGGCTTGACCGACGAGGTGCTGGCGACGACCGACGTGTTGATCTGGTGGGGGCACATGGCGCACCATCTGGTGCAGGACACGATTGTCGAGAAGGTGCATGCCCGCGTACTTGACGGCATGGGGCTGATTGTGTTGCACTCCGGGCATTTCTCGAAGATTTTCCGCAAACTGATGGGCACAACCTGCGATCTGAAATGGCGCGAGGCGGAC
Encoded here:
- a CDS encoding metallophosphoesterase family protein, translated to MWIFGRKQRSTDSAQVRLFYSSDIHGSERCWLKFLNAAQFYNAQAIIMGGDLTGKMLVPLVEEPQGYRATFLGQETLARDDAELAALEKNIRFNGFYPYRCAPSEYRRLEEEPAYLDQVFRRVMIDAVRRWVALAEERLAGSGIACFVMAGNDDEPALDEVLRNSTFVRNPDGCMLEWGQYQIIGESWVPPTPWHSPREMSEEELERKIRTVADRLTHDRPAIFVLHSPPYRSTLDDAPQVRDDLTVVTEGGQVVMTPVGSIAVRRVIEAFQPVLALHGHIHESRGAVRIGRTLCINPGSAYGEGVLHGALITLEGDRIRAHQLVSG
- a CDS encoding cyclase family protein, with product MIYDLTRTLAEGMPVYPGDPQVRLDVIATPPWQVSALHLGSHSGTHLDAPSHYIAGGRSIDTFPPDRFIAPGMVVDARGYAADAPIGAAILDGYDLQPGMIVVIRTGWEAFWQDARYFQHPYLSVDLAHALVERRVSLVAIDALNVDSTPGGGELAHAVLLGADLLIAENLCNLDALICGQAYMFAITPLLLHAADGAPARALAWDIDHRFGTFLRF
- a CDS encoding STAS domain-containing protein, whose amino-acid sequence is MIIDITGVPLIDTAVANHLILATQGIALLGARTILVGVSPELAQTIVGLGIDVKKLMTHSDLRSAIAFVMKRRQTSSSAR
- a CDS encoding ThuA domain-containing protein, with protein sequence MKQKDTGVSEIRVTVWNEFRHEQDSRHPASSIYGAQGIHGAIAEGLREHGGFAVRTATLDEPEHGLTDEVLATTDVLIWWGHMAHHLVQDTIVEKVHARVLDGMGLIVLHSGHFSKIFRKLMGTTCDLKWREADDIERIWVVEPGHPIAAGLDECFELPEEMYGERFDIPAPEQLVFISWFTGGEVFRSGCCYTRGRGKIFYFRPGHESYPTYRDPNVRRVIANAARWAAPSGGPKPVFGNAKPRNK